The Oncorhynchus nerka isolate Pitt River unplaced genomic scaffold, Oner_Uvic_2.0 unplaced_scaffold_10___fragment_2___debris, whole genome shotgun sequence genome includes a window with the following:
- the LOC115145468 gene encoding ribonuclease P protein subunit p21-like, which yields MAGNVKDKEAFQRLNFLYQAAHCVLSQTSENVELARFYCFTQKTIAKRLVLRQDPSVKRTLCKKCCSLLVPGVTATARQRRTKHRNRMTVLRCLRCGQCKRFLNHPEHRLWVDQPEAQLENQSQPEQGPSTKELKEKVDGPISQLSSTGPSSTQHQVPPSNPKT from the exons ATGGCAGGAAACGTGAAAGACAAGGAGGCTTTTCAAAGACTGAACTTCCTGTATCAG GCTGCACACTGTGTTTTGTCTCAAACCTCTGAGAATGTGGAGTTAGCTCGTTTTTACTGCTTCACTCAGAAGACAATCGCAAAACGTTTGGTACTGAGACA AGACCCCTCAGTGAAAAGAACATTATGTAAGAAGTGCTGCTCTTTGCTGGTCCCAGGAGTAACTGCCACAGCCAGACAGAGAA GGACTAAGCATAGAAACCGCATGACTGTCCTGCGATGTCTTCGCTGTGGGCAGTGCAAGAGGTTCCTAAACCACCCGGAGCATCGCCTGTGGGTGGACCAGCCTGAGGCTCAGCTGGAGAACCAATCACAGCCAG AACAAGGTCCCTCCACTAAAGAGTTGAAGGAGAAAGTAGATGGACCCATATCGCAGCTATCCTCCACAGGGCCTTCCTCTACCCAGCACCAGGTGCCTCCATCCAATCCCAAAACCTGA
- the LOC115145470 gene encoding aquaporin-12-like gives MSELDVSLVYFLAVVAFGAVFRVLFRKWPCLSFAFEFTTSFVLVACWLEVLTIIEIGEWAEGLGSDVTLTLRFVVLLTHGVICAGATGNPSLTLMNFLLLETPTLHTLLALAAQFLGAHLALIVAGYYWAMELNDMHIIKNLLFRECSTALRVSLVQGVYCECVCAFIFYLIYLSLRCRAALVRVPFFAAVLTLLSHAASGYTSAFLNPSLAYGLTFYCPGFTFTEYSVVYCLGPIIGMTLALLLYMGHIPRIFAKNLLYSQKTHVQVPKGDGDEKKK, from the exons ATGTCTGAACTTGATGTCTCCCTTGTTTACTTTCTTGCTGTTGTGGCGTTTGGTGCAGTCTTTAGAGTCCTTTTCAGAAAATGGCCTTGTTTGAGCTTTGCATTTGAGTTCACAACCTCATTTGTGCTGGTGGCATGCTGGCTGGAGGTGCTGACCATTATAGAGATTGGTGAGTGGGCAGAGGGACTGGGATCAGATGTTACTCTGACCCTACGGTTTGTGGTGCTGCTGACCCATGGTGTGATCTGTGCTGGAGCCACTGGAAACCCCTCCCTGACTCTGATGAATTTCCTGCTGCTGGAGACCCCTACTCTGCACACTCTGCTGGCTTTGGCTGCTCAGTTCCTGGGGGCACACCTGGCCCTGATTGTAGCTGGCTACTACTGGGCAATGGAGCTCAATGACATGCACATAATTAAGAACCTGCTATTCAGGGAGTGCAGCACAGCCCTGCGTGTCTCCCTGGTGCAGGGGGTctattgtgagtgtgtgtgtgcattcatctTTTATCTGATATACCTCAGCCTGAGATGTCGCGCTGCGTTGGTTCGGGTGCCTTTCTTTGCAGCTGTGCTCACCCTTCTCTCCCATGCAG CCAGTGGTTATACCTCAGCTTTCCTGAACCCCTCCCTGGCCTATGGCCTTACCTTCTACTGTCCTGGGTTTACCTTTACGGAGTACTCAGTGGTCTACTGCCTTGGGCCCATTATTG GAATGACCCTGGCCCTTCTCCTGTACATGGGTCACATCCCCAGGATTTTTGCAAAGAATCTGCTGTATTCCCAGAAGACCCACGTACAGGTGCCAAAGGGGGACGGAGATGAAAAGAAAAAGTGA